A portion of the Fusobacterium nucleatum genome contains these proteins:
- the trxA gene encoding thioredoxin: MAIVKGTKENFDAEVLKASGVVVVDFGANWCGPCKSLVPILDEIVEEDPSKKIVKVDIDEQEELAAQYKIMSVPTLLVFRNGEIIDKSIGLIQKHEVKALFAK; encoded by the coding sequence ATGGCAATTGTAAAAGGAACAAAAGAAAATTTTGATGCAGAAGTATTAAAAGCAAGTGGAGTAGTAGTAGTAGATTTTGGAGCAAATTGGTGTGGACCTTGCAAAAGTTTAGTACCTATATTAGATGAAATTGTTGAAGAAGATCCAAGTAAAAAAATAGTAAAAGTGGATATAGATGAACAGGAAGAATTAGCAGCACAATATAAGATTATGAGTGTACCTACTTTATTAGTTTTTAGAAATGGAGAAATTATTGATAAATCAATAGGTTTAATTCAAAAGCATGAAGTAAAAGCTTTATTTGCAAAATAA
- a CDS encoding 1-propanol dehydrogenase PduQ, producing MKEFRLQPKILFGEDSLDYLKTLKCKKVMIVTDEVMTQLRLTDFVTNSLSSTTEINIFDKVEPNPSVATIENGLKDFIGFEPECVIALGGGSSIDACKGILYFAYKLYKKLNINKKKIFFIAIPTTSGTGSEVTSYSVVTNGEHKIALANDLMLPDVALLSTKFLGALPAKVVADTGMDVLTHALEAYVSTNANPFSSSLAIKSIKMIFENLVTHYNDRKIEGPKRNVQFASCMAGIAFDNSSLGINHSIAHTVGAKFHIAHGRANAIIMPYVIEVNTEANKKYYEVSRELGLPANTIEEGKYSLLSFVRILKEKLGIEKCLKDYGVDFETFKREIPSILSDIKKDICTIYNPNKLSDEEYIRLLLKIYFGE from the coding sequence ATGAAAGAATTTAGACTACAACCTAAAATATTATTTGGAGAAGATTCCTTAGATTATTTGAAAACATTAAAATGTAAGAAAGTTATGATAGTGACTGATGAAGTTATGACACAGTTAAGATTAACGGATTTTGTTACAAATAGTTTATCTTCAACAACTGAAATAAATATTTTTGATAAAGTTGAACCTAATCCCAGTGTAGCAACGATAGAAAATGGTTTAAAAGATTTTATTGGTTTTGAGCCAGAATGTGTTATTGCATTAGGAGGAGGTTCTTCAATAGATGCTTGTAAAGGGATTTTATATTTTGCTTATAAATTGTATAAAAAGTTGAATATAAATAAGAAGAAAATATTTTTTATAGCAATTCCAACAACAAGTGGAACAGGCTCAGAAGTAACTTCCTATAGTGTTGTAACTAATGGAGAACATAAAATAGCCTTAGCAAATGACTTAATGTTACCAGATGTAGCATTATTGAGTACAAAATTTTTAGGTGCTTTACCAGCAAAAGTTGTTGCAGATACAGGAATGGATGTTTTAACTCATGCACTTGAAGCTTATGTTTCAACAAATGCTAATCCATTTTCAAGTTCACTTGCAATAAAATCAATTAAGATGATTTTTGAAAATTTAGTAACACACTATAATGATAGAAAAATTGAGGGTCCAAAAAGAAATGTCCAATTTGCCTCTTGTATGGCAGGGATAGCTTTTGATAATTCTTCACTTGGAATTAACCACAGCATTGCACATACTGTTGGAGCAAAGTTTCATATAGCACATGGAAGAGCCAATGCTATTATTATGCCTTATGTAATTGAAGTTAATACTGAGGCAAATAAGAAATATTATGAAGTTTCAAGAGAATTAGGCTTACCAGCTAATACTATTGAGGAAGGGAAATATTCACTTTTAAGTTTTGTGAGAATTCTAAAAGAAAAATTAGGTATTGAAAAATGCTTAAAAGATTATGGAGTTGATTTTGAAACTTTTAAAAGAGAAATTCCGAGTATATTATCAGATATAAAGAAAGATATATGTACTATATATAATCCAAATAAATTAAGTGATGAGGAATATATAAGATTACTTTTAAAAATTTATTTTGGTGAATAA
- a CDS encoding haloacid dehalogenase-like hydrolase has product MSIENSCVRLDEGRWNPKNREVLEKLIEKYRDTNSYAVFDWDNTSIQGDTQLNLFIYQIENLIYKLNPQKFNEVIRKNVPTNDFEERYKNLDGEILNVTKLANDIYKDYIFLYENYISDKKLSLKEIRNTEEFKDFRAKMHYLHNALPGNFSAELACLWEFYLLSGMTKDEVKSLAKEATDTKLGEAIGDVIVESSRVLTGEAGMVREIYDNGLRIRPEMANLYHELKRNGIDVYIISASMQELIEVFATDKSYGYNLDVENIYAMKLKSTTDNILIDEYNYDIPFTQREGKSETINKFIKSKYNGRGPILVAGDAVGDESMLTKFEDTEVLLIMKREGKLDDVAKDSRALIQKRNAQTGLLDPKN; this is encoded by the coding sequence ATGTCTATTGAAAATTCTTGTGTAAGACTAGATGAAGGAAGATGGAATCCTAAAAATAGGGAAGTATTAGAAAAATTGATAGAGAAGTATAGAGATACAAATAGCTATGCAGTTTTTGATTGGGATAATACTTCTATTCAAGGAGATACTCAATTAAATTTATTTATATATCAAATTGAAAACTTAATATATAAATTAAATCCACAAAAGTTTAATGAAGTTATCAGAAAAAATGTTCCTACAAATGATTTTGAAGAAAGATATAAAAATTTAGATGGAGAAATATTAAATGTTACAAAGTTAGCAAATGACATTTACAAAGATTATATTTTTCTTTATGAAAATTATATTTCAGATAAAAAACTTTCTTTAAAAGAAATTAGAAATACAGAAGAATTTAAAGATTTTAGAGCAAAAATGCATTATTTACATAATGCTTTACCTGGAAATTTTTCAGCTGAACTTGCTTGTCTATGGGAGTTTTACTTATTGAGTGGAATGACAAAAGATGAAGTAAAAAGTCTAGCAAAAGAAGCAACTGATACTAAACTTGGAGAAGCAATAGGAGATGTTATTGTAGAATCAAGTAGAGTTTTGACAGGTGAAGCGGGGATGGTTAGAGAAATTTATGACAATGGACTAAGAATAAGACCAGAAATGGCTAATCTATATCATGAACTTAAAAGAAATGGTATAGATGTCTATATAATATCTGCCTCAATGCAAGAGTTAATAGAAGTTTTTGCAACTGATAAATCTTATGGATATAATTTAGATGTAGAAAATATATATGCAATGAAATTAAAATCAACAACAGATAATATTTTAATAGATGAATATAATTATGATATTCCTTTTACTCAAAGAGAAGGGAAATCTGAGACTATAAATAAGTTTATAAAATCTAAATACAATGGTAGAGGACCTATTCTTGTTGCAGGAGATGCTGTTGGTGATGAGAGCATGTTAACAAAATTTGAAGACACAGAAGTATTATTGATAATGAAAAGAGAAGGAAAACTAGATGATGTAGCAAAAGATAGTAGAGCATTAATCCAAAAAAGAAATGCCCAAACAGGTTTGTTAGATCCAAAGAATTAG
- a CDS encoding cupin domain-containing protein: MDKELLEELIRKVIKEELGKAEQSESEYKQMDKSGIGVVKLNQMKKRVKMDTGNPKDQVTTTDLFTLQESPRLGAGLMEMKETTFPWTLTYDELDYIIEGRLEILIDGRKVVGEAGDVILIPKNSKIEFSVPNYAKFLYFVYPANWSEL, from the coding sequence ATGGATAAGGAATTACTAGAAGAATTAATAAGAAAAGTAATAAAAGAAGAATTAGGAAAAGCTGAACAATCAGAATCTGAATATAAACAAATGGATAAAAGTGGTATAGGAGTAGTTAAATTAAACCAAATGAAAAAAAGAGTGAAGATGGATACAGGAAATCCAAAAGATCAAGTTACAACAACTGATTTATTTACTTTACAAGAAAGTCCTAGATTAGGAGCTGGTTTAATGGAGATGAAAGAAACTACATTTCCTTGGACATTGACTTATGATGAATTAGACTATATAATCGAAGGAAGACTAGAAATTCTAATAGATGGAAGAAAGGTAGTTGGGGAAGCTGGAGATGTTATCTTAATACCTAAAAATTCTAAAATAGAATTTAGTGTACCTAATTATGCAAAATTCTTATATTTTGTATACCCTGCAAACTGGTCTGAACTATGA
- the eutH gene encoding ethanolamine utilization protein EutH, producing the protein MGINEIIIYIMVFFMAVGALDKCIGNKFGYGQKFEEGIMAMGALALSMVGIVSLAPVLANILRPVVGPVYAALGADPAMFATTLLANDMGGYPLAMSLAQDPMVGKFAGLILGSMMGATVVFTIPVALGIIEKEDRPYLAKGVLAGMVAIPFGCFVGGLVAGFPVMIILRNLIPIIIFAVLIIIGLWFIPEKMTTGFTYFGTGVVVVITIGLAAAIIENLTGFVLIPGMAPIGEGMGIIWSIAIVLAGAFPLVHFITKVFKKPLEKVGEKLGMNEIGAAGLVASLANNIPMFGMMKDMDPNGKVMNVAFAVCAAFVFGDHLGFTGGVDKAMIAPMIAGKLAGGILAIIIAKILFTTKKAK; encoded by the coding sequence ATGGGAATAAATGAGATTATTATTTATATAATGGTATTTTTTATGGCTGTTGGTGCCTTGGATAAATGTATAGGAAATAAATTTGGTTATGGTCAAAAATTTGAAGAAGGAATTATGGCTATGGGAGCATTGGCTTTATCTATGGTTGGAATAGTTTCTCTTGCACCAGTTTTAGCAAATATTTTAAGACCAGTAGTTGGACCTGTGTATGCAGCATTAGGAGCAGATCCTGCAATGTTTGCCACTACATTACTAGCAAATGATATGGGAGGATATCCTCTTGCAATGAGCCTTGCACAAGACCCAATGGTTGGGAAATTTGCAGGATTAATATTAGGTTCAATGATGGGAGCAACAGTGGTTTTCACAATACCAGTTGCCTTAGGAATTATAGAAAAAGAAGATAGACCATATTTAGCAAAAGGAGTTCTTGCTGGTATGGTTGCAATACCTTTTGGTTGTTTTGTGGGAGGACTTGTTGCAGGTTTTCCAGTTATGATTATTTTAAGAAACTTAATACCAATTATAATATTTGCAGTATTAATTATAATAGGACTATGGTTTATACCTGAAAAAATGACAACAGGATTTACTTATTTTGGAACAGGAGTTGTAGTAGTTATTACAATAGGTTTAGCAGCAGCAATAATTGAAAATCTAACAGGATTTGTTCTTATTCCTGGAATGGCACCTATTGGAGAAGGTATGGGAATAATTTGGTCGATAGCTATTGTACTAGCAGGAGCATTTCCATTAGTACATTTCATAACAAAAGTATTTAAAAAACCTTTAGAAAAAGTTGGAGAAAAATTAGGAATGAATGAAATAGGAGCAGCAGGACTTGTCGCATCACTTGCTAATAACATTCCAATGTTTGGTATGATGAAAGATATGGACCCTAATGGAAAAGTAATGAATGTGGCTTTTGCTGTATGTGCTGCTTTTGTATTTGGTGACCATTTAGGATTTACAGGTGGAGTAGACAAAGCTATGATAGCACCAATGATAGCTGGAAAACTAGCAGGAGGAATTTTAGCAATAATAATAGCTAAGATATTATTTACTACTAAAAAGGCAAAATAA
- a CDS encoding EutN/CcmL family microcompartment protein: MLIGEVIGNVWATKKYDGLDGLKFLIVKTEDNKRMVAFDSVGAGIGEKVIISTGSSARNALNMRDVPVDAAIIGIIDGMDEE; this comes from the coding sequence ATGCTTATAGGTGAAGTTATTGGGAATGTTTGGGCAACAAAGAAATATGATGGCTTAGATGGATTAAAATTTTTAATTGTAAAAACTGAGGACAATAAAAGAATGGTAGCCTTTGATTCAGTGGGAGCAGGAATAGGAGAAAAAGTAATAATTTCTACTGGAAGCTCAGCAAGAAATGCACTTAATATGAGAGATGTACCTGTTGATGCTGCTATCATTGGCATAATAGATGGAATGGATGAAGAATAA
- a CDS encoding TIGR02536 family ethanolamine utilization protein — translation MMNNFDENYIIELVKKELSRYLTDQGIEIKKEVYFLGDDHEIKEQLSQKFNFSENAKTLIVSQLSLKNLYNISNAIYENEYEEKIIKFLLENKEIVIIKEGIEYSKYENIPLAVQKKYEEYLEKIKSYGIKVKNKDFYINSLMQKEEVYGKKLLDLNKLKELEAKGMRRIIVENSIITSSAEEYAKEKNIEIIKRR, via the coding sequence ATGATGAACAACTTTGATGAGAACTATATAATTGAATTAGTAAAAAAAGAATTAAGTAGGTATTTAACAGACCAAGGAATAGAAATCAAAAAAGAAGTGTATTTCCTTGGAGATGATCATGAAATAAAAGAACAGCTAAGTCAAAAATTTAATTTTTCAGAAAATGCAAAAACACTTATTGTTTCACAACTAAGCTTAAAAAATTTATACAATATCTCTAATGCAATATATGAAAATGAGTATGAAGAAAAAATTATAAAATTTCTTTTAGAAAATAAAGAGATAGTGATTATAAAAGAAGGAATAGAATACTCAAAATATGAAAATATTCCTCTTGCAGTTCAAAAAAAATATGAAGAATATTTAGAGAAAATAAAAAGTTATGGAATAAAAGTCAAAAACAAAGATTTCTACATAAATTCTTTAATGCAAAAAGAAGAAGTATATGGTAAAAAATTATTGGACTTAAATAAACTAAAAGAATTGGAAGCTAAAGGTATGAGAAGAATAATAGTTGAAAATTCAATAATTACAAGTTCAGCAGAGGAATATGCAAAAGAAAAGAATATTGAAATTATAAAGAGGAGATAA
- a CDS encoding ethanolamine utilization cobalamin adenosyltransferase, whose protein sequence is MVLSEDILKIKYRKEPFDVFEIEKGTLLTPSAKQFLNEKGIELLIKEEKPLVSTKNEEDNVEAEEKIFYEKPKYVGKNDEYYFEKPEYMTVVDGNILIFKNSKLIALRGKIETFLAEVLLTGKEIELTSNNDKLIRDIETIIKFIQNIMVAEKLDKILENQTFFDSKSIKDIKEIIENPKEYFKKGHLLEISLNSDLTIHKLNRLRFLARELEIQAIDYFVEDYKVSRKDLLEAFNILSDVIYVIILKVDNGEYR, encoded by the coding sequence ATGGTTCTATCAGAAGATATTTTAAAAATTAAATATAGAAAAGAACCTTTTGATGTTTTTGAAATTGAAAAGGGAACTCTTTTAACACCATCAGCTAAGCAATTTTTAAATGAAAAAGGAATAGAATTACTAATAAAAGAGGAAAAACCTCTTGTTTCAACTAAAAATGAAGAAGATAATGTTGAAGCAGAAGAAAAAATCTTTTATGAAAAACCTAAATATGTTGGAAAAAATGATGAATACTATTTTGAAAAACCAGAATATATGACAGTGGTTGATGGAAATATTCTAATCTTTAAGAATAGCAAACTTATTGCTTTAAGAGGAAAAATAGAGACATTTTTAGCAGAAGTACTGTTGACTGGAAAAGAAATAGAACTAACTTCCAATAATGACAAACTTATAAGAGATATTGAAACCATTATAAAATTTATACAAAATATAATGGTTGCTGAAAAATTAGATAAGATTTTGGAAAATCAAACTTTCTTTGATTCAAAATCTATAAAAGATATTAAAGAGATAATAGAAAATCCTAAAGAATATTTTAAAAAAGGACATCTATTAGAAATATCATTAAATAGTGACTTGACTATTCATAAATTAAATAGACTTAGATTTTTAGCAAGAGAGTTAGAAATTCAAGCTATTGATTATTTTGTTGAAGATTATAAGGTTAGTAGAAAAGATTTATTAGAGGCATTCAATATTTTAAGTGATGTTATCTATGTAATCATTCTAAAAGTTGATAATGGAGAATATAGATGA
- a CDS encoding acetaldehyde dehydrogenase (acetylating), with translation MDRDLLSIQQVRDLIKSAKVAQKLYSTFTQEQIDKVVCAIVEEMKNHYVDLAKKANEETGFGKCEDKVIKNKFANEFVYDCIKDMKTVGILNETDTVTEVGVPMGIVAALTPSTNPTSTAIYKTLISLKAGNAIIVSPHPNAKNCVIDTVKLMQKAAYAAGAPVGLIGVIEIPTIEGTNELMKSKDTSIILATGGEAMVRAAYSSGRPAIGVGPGNGPAYIEKTANIKEAVRKIIESKTFDNGVICASEQSVIVEPCNKEAVMDEFRRQGGFFLSKEESEKLGRFILRPNGTMNPQIVGKDAQTLAKLAGLNIPLNVKVLLSEQNTVSKTNPYSREKLTTILAFYVEENAEKACERAIELLENEGEGHTLIIHSEDKDIIREFALRKPVSRMLINVGGSLGGVGATTNLAPAFTLGCGAVGGSSTSDNITPMNLINIRRVAVGVRELSDFKKDTNTSSNLDVINSEVEDMIRRIIAEYRR, from the coding sequence ATGGATAGAGATTTATTGTCAATCCAACAAGTAAGAGATTTAATAAAGTCTGCTAAGGTAGCACAAAAACTTTATTCAACTTTTACACAAGAACAAATAGATAAAGTGGTTTGTGCAATAGTAGAAGAAATGAAAAATCATTATGTAGACCTAGCAAAAAAAGCAAATGAAGAAACAGGTTTTGGAAAATGTGAAGATAAAGTAATAAAAAATAAATTTGCAAATGAATTTGTTTATGATTGTATAAAAGATATGAAAACTGTTGGTATTTTAAATGAAACAGATACTGTAACAGAAGTGGGTGTACCTATGGGAATTGTAGCTGCATTAACACCATCTACAAACCCAACTTCAACTGCAATCTATAAAACTTTAATTTCATTAAAAGCTGGAAATGCTATTATAGTAAGTCCTCACCCAAATGCAAAAAATTGTGTTATAGATACAGTTAAATTAATGCAAAAAGCAGCTTATGCAGCTGGAGCTCCAGTAGGATTAATAGGGGTTATTGAAATACCTACAATAGAAGGAACAAATGAATTAATGAAATCTAAAGATACTTCAATAATTCTTGCAACTGGTGGAGAAGCAATGGTAAGAGCAGCATATAGTTCTGGTAGACCAGCTATTGGGGTTGGACCAGGAAATGGACCTGCTTATATAGAAAAAACTGCAAATATTAAAGAAGCAGTAAGGAAAATAATTGAAAGTAAAACTTTTGATAATGGTGTAATTTGTGCTTCAGAACAATCAGTAATTGTTGAACCTTGCAATAAAGAAGCAGTAATGGATGAATTTAGAAGACAAGGAGGGTTCTTCTTATCAAAAGAAGAAAGTGAGAAACTAGGCAGGTTTATTTTAAGACCAAATGGAACTATGAATCCTCAAATAGTTGGTAAAGATGCACAAACTTTAGCTAAATTAGCAGGTTTGAACATACCATTAAATGTAAAGGTGTTATTATCAGAACAAAATACAGTTTCTAAAACAAACCCTTATTCAAGGGAAAAATTGACAACAATCCTAGCTTTCTATGTTGAAGAAAATGCAGAAAAAGCTTGTGAAAGAGCAATAGAATTACTTGAAAATGAAGGAGAAGGACATACTCTTATAATTCACTCTGAAGATAAAGATATTATAAGAGAGTTTGCTTTAAGAAAACCTGTATCAAGAATGCTTATAAATGTAGGAGGGTCACTTGGAGGAGTTGGAGCTACAACTAATTTAGCACCGGCATTTACACTAGGTTGTGGAGCAGTCGGAGGAAGTTCAACTTCTGATAACATAACTCCAATGAATCTGATAAATATTAGAAGAGTAGCAGTAGGAGTTAGGGAATTATCTGACTTCAAAAAAGATACAAATACAAGTTCTAACTTAGATGTGATAAATTCTGAGGTAGAAGATATGATTAGAAGAATTATAGCAGAATACAGAAGATAA
- the eutM gene encoding ethanolamine utilization microcompartment protein EutM, protein MSTLNALGMIETKGLVAAVEAADAMVKAANVTLVGKELVGGGLVTVMVRGDVGAVKAATDAGAAAADRVGELISVHVIPRPHSEVELILPKSNN, encoded by the coding sequence ATGTCAACATTAAATGCATTAGGAATGATAGAAACTAAAGGATTAGTAGCAGCAGTAGAAGCAGCAGATGCTATGGTAAAGGCAGCAAATGTAACACTTGTAGGGAAAGAACTTGTAGGTGGAGGATTAGTAACTGTTATGGTAAGAGGAGATGTTGGAGCAGTTAAAGCTGCAACAGATGCAGGAGCAGCTGCAGCTGATAGAGTTGGAGAATTAATATCTGTACATGTAATACCAAGACCTCACTCAGAAGTTGAATTAATATTACCAAAAAGCAACAACTAA
- a CDS encoding BMC domain-containing protein, giving the protein MKALGLIETRGMVGAIVAADIALKTAQVELINKERVKGGLVCIEFEGDVAAVKASVEAAVTAIKDMGIYVGSHVIPRPDDSVEKIIKRKNEASEEEVIEKKVKEIKKETKEIQEESLESTELKNIEEEIEEINEILKVSKNKKTKNKK; this is encoded by the coding sequence ATGAAAGCACTTGGACTAATAGAAACAAGGGGAATGGTTGGTGCTATTGTAGCAGCTGATATAGCTTTAAAAACTGCACAAGTCGAACTTATAAATAAAGAACGTGTAAAGGGCGGACTTGTATGTATTGAATTCGAAGGAGATGTAGCAGCTGTTAAAGCTTCAGTAGAGGCAGCAGTAACAGCTATAAAAGATATGGGTATCTATGTAGGTAGCCATGTAATACCAAGACCTGATGATTCTGTCGAAAAGATTATTAAAAGAAAAAATGAAGCTTCTGAGGAAGAAGTTATTGAAAAAAAAGTAAAAGAAATAAAAAAAGAAACTAAAGAGATACAAGAAGAATCTTTAGAAAGTACTGAATTAAAAAATATAGAAGAAGAAATTGAAGAAATCAATGAAATCTTAAAAGTTAGTAAAAATAAAAAAACAAAAAATAAAAAATAA
- the eutL gene encoding ethanolamine utilization microcompartment protein EutL, with the protein MINDPLRASVLSVKLIPNVDAKMAEELNLPNGYRSIGIITADSDDVTYTALDEATKMAEVVIVYAKSFYGGAANANTKLAGEVIGIMAGPNPAEVKSGLNAAIDFIENGGCFYSANEDDTIPYYAHCVSRTGSYLSKTAGVEEGAALAYLIAPPLEAMYALDAALKAADVTLAAFFGPPSETNFGGGLLTGSQSACKSACDAFAEAVKFVAQNPKKI; encoded by the coding sequence ATGATAAATGATCCTTTAAGAGCCAGTGTATTATCTGTAAAGTTAATACCAAATGTAGATGCTAAAATGGCAGAAGAATTAAATCTTCCAAATGGTTATAGAAGTATTGGAATTATTACTGCTGACAGTGATGATGTTACTTATACAGCATTAGATGAAGCAACAAAAATGGCAGAAGTAGTAATTGTATATGCTAAATCATTCTATGGAGGGGCAGCTAATGCTAATACAAAATTAGCAGGAGAAGTAATAGGGATAATGGCAGGGCCAAATCCAGCAGAAGTAAAAAGTGGATTAAATGCGGCAATAGACTTTATTGAAAATGGTGGATGTTTTTACAGTGCTAATGAAGATGATACAATTCCTTACTATGCACACTGCGTATCAAGAACAGGAAGCTATTTATCTAAGACAGCAGGTGTAGAAGAAGGGGCAGCATTAGCTTATCTAATAGCACCACCTTTGGAAGCAATGTATGCACTAGATGCTGCATTAAAAGCAGCTGATGTAACACTTGCAGCTTTCTTTGGACCACCTTCTGAAACAAACTTTGGAGGAGGATTATTAACAGGAAGTCAATCGGCTTGTAAGTCTGCTTGTGATGCTTTTGCAGAAGCAGTTAAGTTTGTGGCACAAAATCCTAAAAAGATCTAA
- the eutC gene encoding ethanolamine ammonia-lyase subunit EutC, which produces MVSELELKEIIGKVLKEMAVEGKTEGQAVTETKKTSESHIEDGIIDDITKEDLREIVELKNATNKEEFLKYKRKTPARLGISRAGSRYTTHTMLRLRADHAAAQDAVLSSVNEDFLKANNLFIVKSRCEDKDQYITRPDLGRRLDEESVKTLKEKCVQNPTVQVFVADGLSSTAIEANIEDCLPALLNGLKSYGISVGTPFFAKLARVGLADDVSEVLGAEVTCVLIGERPGLATAESMSAYITYKGYVGIPEAKRTVVSNIHVKGTPAAEAGAHIAHIIKKVLDAKASGQDLKL; this is translated from the coding sequence ATGGTTTCTGAATTAGAATTAAAAGAAATTATAGGAAAAGTATTAAAAGAAATGGCTGTTGAAGGAAAAACTGAAGGACAAGCAGTTACAGAAACAAAAAAAACTTCTGAAAGCCATATAGAAGATGGAATTATAGATGACATCACAAAAGAAGATTTAAGAGAAATTGTAGAATTAAAAAATGCTACTAACAAAGAAGAATTTTTAAAATATAAAAGAAAAACTCCTGCAAGATTAGGAATTTCAAGAGCAGGCTCAAGATATACAACTCACACAATGTTAAGATTGAGAGCGGACCATGCTGCTGCACAAGATGCTGTTTTAAGTAGTGTAAATGAAGATTTCTTAAAAGCTAATAATTTATTTATAGTTAAGTCAAGATGTGAAGATAAAGATCAATATATTACAAGACCTGATTTAGGGAGAAGACTTGATGAAGAATCAGTTAAGACTCTAAAAGAAAAATGTGTACAAAATCCGACAGTACAAGTATTTGTTGCAGATGGATTAAGTTCAACTGCCATTGAAGCAAATATTGAAGACTGCTTACCAGCACTTTTAAATGGTTTAAAGTCTTATGGAATTTCAGTAGGAACTCCATTTTTTGCAAAACTTGCAAGAGTTGGACTTGCAGATGATGTTTCAGAAGTTTTAGGAGCAGAAGTTACTTGTGTATTAATTGGGGAAAGACCAGGACTTGCAACAGCTGAAAGTATGAGTGCATATATTACTTACAAAGGATATGTAGGTATTCCAGAAGCTAAAAGAACAGTTGTATCTAATATTCATGTAAAAGGTACACCAGCAGCAGAAGCAGGAGCACATATAGCACATATTATTAAAAAAGTTTTAGATGCAAAAGCAAGTGGACAAGATTTAAAATTATAA